Proteins encoded in a region of the Methanofollis tationis genome:
- a CDS encoding tyrosine--tRNA ligase, whose protein sequence is MDPYSLATRNTVEIVTDEELRALLDQPARSVYAGYEPSGEIHLGHLVTVNKLMDLQKAGFEVTVLLADLHAFLNHKGTLDEVRETAEYNRRCFEALGLKGAKYVMGTDLQLHPDYELLVLQLSQEVTVNRAKRSMDEVGRGMDHPAVSQMVYPIMQMADIAMLGVDAAVGGIDQRKIHMLAREHLPAMGYPSPVCIHTPILNGLDGKKMSSSAGNLISVADSEDDIRAKMKKAFCPPEIEENPVLQVLKYHIFPRFETVNLSRPEKFGGDLAFTSYEAVEAAYGAGQVHPLDLKKMTADYLVEMLAGVHDAVA, encoded by the coding sequence ATGGATCCATACTCCCTTGCCACGCGCAACACGGTAGAGATCGTCACCGACGAGGAGCTGCGGGCTCTCCTCGACCAGCCCGCCAGATCGGTCTATGCGGGCTACGAGCCCTCAGGAGAGATCCATCTCGGCCACCTGGTGACCGTGAACAAACTCATGGACCTGCAGAAGGCCGGGTTCGAGGTGACCGTCCTGCTTGCCGACCTCCACGCCTTCTTAAACCACAAGGGCACCCTCGACGAGGTCAGGGAGACCGCCGAGTACAACCGCCGCTGCTTCGAGGCGCTCGGCCTCAAGGGCGCAAAATACGTGATGGGCACCGACCTCCAGCTCCACCCGGACTATGAACTCCTCGTCCTGCAGCTCTCGCAGGAGGTGACCGTGAACCGGGCGAAGCGTTCGATGGACGAGGTCGGACGGGGAATGGACCACCCGGCCGTCTCGCAGATGGTCTACCCGATCATGCAGATGGCCGATATCGCCATGCTCGGCGTCGACGCCGCCGTCGGCGGGATCGACCAGAGGAAGATCCACATGCTCGCCCGCGAGCACCTCCCGGCGATGGGCTACCCCTCCCCGGTCTGCATCCACACCCCGATCCTCAACGGCCTGGACGGGAAGAAGATGTCCTCGTCGGCGGGCAACCTGATCTCGGTCGCCGATTCCGAGGACGATATCAGGGCGAAGATGAAGAAGGCCTTCTGCCCGCCTGAAATCGAGGAGAACCCGGTGCTCCAGGTGCTGAAGTACCACATCTTCCCCCGCTTCGAGACGGTGAACCTCAGCCGGCCAGAGAAGTTCGGCGGCGACCTCGCCTTCACCTCGTACGAGGCCGTCGAGGCCGCCTACGGCGCCGGCCAGGTGCACCCCCTCGACCTGAAGAAGATGACCGCAGACTATCTCGTCGAGATGCTCGCCGGCGTGCACGACGCCGTGGCGTGA
- a CDS encoding KH domain-containing protein: MIQEIRIGTNRVGSLIGKGGLTKRKLEEKTGAAITIDSEEGLVKVEGEDPVGALRAAEVVTAIGRGFSPERAFILLEDDDLVLDVIDLSGIEPSPQQQERLRGRIIGKAGRAREQIENMAGIELSVQGKTVAMIGLPDQLKNARTAIDMLINGVPHEAVFSFLEKKRREEKEKNILDYYY, from the coding sequence ATGATACAGGAAATCAGGATCGGGACAAACAGAGTGGGCTCCCTCATCGGAAAAGGCGGGCTTACCAAGAGGAAACTCGAAGAGAAGACCGGCGCCGCCATCACCATCGACAGCGAGGAAGGGCTGGTGAAGGTCGAGGGCGAGGACCCGGTGGGAGCGCTGCGGGCGGCAGAGGTCGTCACCGCAATCGGCCGGGGGTTCTCGCCGGAACGGGCCTTCATCCTCCTTGAGGATGACGACCTGGTCCTGGACGTGATCGACCTCTCCGGGATCGAGCCCTCGCCGCAGCAGCAGGAGCGCCTCCGCGGGCGGATCATCGGCAAGGCCGGACGGGCGCGCGAGCAGATCGAGAACATGGCCGGGATCGAGCTCTCGGTGCAGGGCAAGACCGTGGCGATGATCGGGCTGCCTGATCAGCTCAAGAACGCCCGCACCGCCATCGACATGCTGATCAACGGCGTTCCTCACGAGGCAGTATTCTCCTTCCTGGAGAAGAAGCGGCGCGAAGAGAAGGAAAAAAATATCCTGGACTACTACTACTAG
- a CDS encoding type II glyceraldehyde-3-phosphate dehydrogenase — protein sequence MIKVAINGYGTIGKRVADAVAAQPDMEVVGVSKTKPSAEAYVARQRGYPLYIAEMSKRQAFEDAGLEIAGDVTDMIKHADVVVDATPGGIGEKNKKLYELYGVKAIWQGGEDHEVAGFSFCSSCNYNEAKNRQFVRVVSCNTTGLCRIIQAMDERYGVGRVRATMVRRGSDPGEIKKGPVDAIVLNPVKVPSHHGPDVQTVLPQIDITTMAMIVPTTFMHMHALQMDLKSDATKEEILAIIEKHPRMGLVRASTGITSTAELREYAQDLGRPRADLYESAIFADSIGLVGRELFLFQAIHQEADVVVENVDAIRAMMNVVDEAAVSIEMTNRALGFTAL from the coding sequence ATGATCAAGGTAGCAATCAACGGATACGGCACCATCGGCAAGCGTGTCGCCGATGCGGTCGCTGCTCAGCCTGATATGGAAGTTGTCGGCGTCTCCAAGACCAAGCCGAGCGCCGAGGCCTACGTCGCCAGGCAACGCGGCTACCCGCTCTACATCGCCGAGATGAGCAAACGCCAGGCCTTCGAGGACGCCGGCCTCGAGATCGCCGGCGACGTCACCGATATGATCAAGCACGCCGACGTGGTGGTGGACGCCACGCCCGGCGGTATCGGGGAGAAGAACAAGAAACTCTACGAACTCTACGGCGTGAAGGCGATCTGGCAGGGCGGCGAGGACCACGAGGTCGCCGGGTTCTCGTTCTGCTCGTCCTGCAACTACAACGAGGCAAAGAACCGGCAGTTCGTCAGGGTCGTCTCCTGCAACACCACCGGGCTGTGCCGGATCATCCAGGCGATGGACGAGCGCTACGGCGTCGGGCGGGTGCGGGCGACGATGGTCCGCCGCGGCTCCGACCCCGGCGAGATCAAGAAGGGGCCGGTCGATGCGATCGTCCTCAACCCGGTGAAGGTGCCGAGCCACCACGGCCCTGACGTCCAGACCGTCCTGCCGCAGATCGACATCACCACGATGGCGATGATCGTCCCGACGACCTTCATGCACATGCACGCCCTCCAGATGGACCTGAAGTCCGACGCCACGAAGGAGGAGATCCTGGCGATCATCGAGAAACACCCGAGAATGGGGCTGGTGCGGGCCAGCACCGGGATCACGAGCACCGCCGAACTCCGGGAGTACGCCCAGGACCTCGGGCGGCCGCGCGCCGACCTCTACGAGAGCGCCATCTTCGCCGACTCGATCGGCCTGGTCGGCCGGGAGCTCTTCCTCTTCCAGGCGATCCACCAGGAGGCAGACGTCGTCGTCGAGAACGTGGATGCGATCAGGGCGATGATGAACGTCGTCGACGAGGCCGCCGTATCGATCGAGATGACGAACCGGGCGCTCGGATTTACCGCCCTCTAA
- the ppk1 gene encoding polyphosphate kinase 1 → MIGPEDAHAVHDGKEGCDLLDLDAPGLYINRELSWLSFNRRVLEEAQDPAHPLLERLKFLAICGSNLDEFFMARVSGLLRQVEEGALETPPDGMTPGEQLAAIRTAVRSLYPAYAHCWEDDLLPALGAAGIAIARVADLDPSLRAALRETFETSILPTLTPMAFDAARPFPFISSLALSLAVVVRDGDGSSRFARVKVPVGLFGRFSPVDARSFVLLEDLVAANLDLLFPGMAIAGAWAFRVTRDAEIEVQIEEGSDLLTAVEEGVAHRRTADAVRLEVAADMPSDLVSFLAGHIGLLPEQVYGSPAPLALSDLWSLHALDRPDLRDAPFLPAVPPLLDPPEAAAERLRREDLLLYHPYDSFAAFVRFLSHAADDPAVLAIKITLYRIGADSPVLDALLAARKNGKQVTVLVELKAKFDETENISWARTLERAGVHVVLGHPRLKVHAKVCLIVMRHDSGILRIVHLGSGNYNPVTTRIYGDLSYMTADPAIAEDVGHLFNALTGYARPPGYKRLLVAPDHLRNGIVARINREIERHQTHGDGSIAWKMNGLLDGDVIRALYRASRAGVQVDLQVRGLCALRPGVPGVSENIRVLSIVGRFLEHARIYYFHNGGEPEVLLGSADMMPRNLNRRVEVLFPVPDPAIALEVKRIFDIHFADTVKGRWLCPDGTYLRARPEGETEPLSSQDWLITNRGVWHGRT, encoded by the coding sequence ATGATCGGGCCGGAGGATGCACACGCCGTGCATGACGGGAAGGAGGGGTGCGATCTCCTGGACCTCGACGCTCCAGGGCTCTATATCAACCGGGAACTCTCCTGGCTCTCGTTCAACCGCCGGGTGCTCGAGGAGGCGCAGGACCCCGCCCACCCCCTCCTCGAGCGGCTGAAGTTCCTCGCCATCTGCGGGAGCAACCTCGACGAGTTCTTCATGGCCCGGGTCTCCGGGCTTTTGCGGCAGGTCGAGGAGGGGGCCCTCGAGACCCCGCCCGACGGGATGACGCCGGGGGAGCAGCTCGCCGCCATCCGCACCGCCGTCCGCTCCCTCTACCCGGCCTATGCGCACTGCTGGGAGGACGACCTCCTCCCGGCCCTGGGGGCCGCCGGGATCGCGATCGCCCGGGTGGCCGATCTCGACCCCTCTCTGCGGGCGGCCCTGCGGGAGACCTTCGAGACCTCCATCCTCCCCACCCTCACCCCGATGGCCTTCGACGCCGCCCGACCTTTCCCCTTCATCTCGAGCCTGGCCCTCTCCCTCGCGGTCGTCGTCAGGGACGGCGACGGCTCCTCCCGCTTCGCCAGGGTGAAGGTGCCGGTCGGGCTCTTCGGCCGGTTCTCCCCGGTGGACGCCCGCTCCTTCGTCCTCCTCGAGGATCTGGTGGCGGCGAACCTCGACCTCCTCTTTCCCGGGATGGCGATCGCCGGGGCCTGGGCCTTCAGGGTGACGCGCGACGCCGAGATCGAGGTTCAGATCGAGGAGGGCTCAGACCTCCTCACCGCCGTCGAGGAGGGCGTCGCCCACCGCCGCACGGCCGACGCCGTCCGCCTGGAGGTCGCCGCCGATATGCCTTCCGATCTCGTCTCCTTCCTTGCCGGGCACATCGGGCTCCTCCCCGAACAGGTCTATGGCTCCCCGGCCCCGCTCGCCCTCTCCGACCTCTGGAGCCTCCACGCCCTCGACCGCCCCGACCTCAGGGACGCCCCCTTCCTGCCGGCCGTCCCGCCCCTCCTCGACCCCCCGGAGGCGGCGGCCGAACGGCTGCGCCGGGAAGACCTCCTCCTCTACCACCCCTACGACAGCTTCGCCGCCTTCGTCAGGTTCCTCTCCCACGCCGCAGACGACCCGGCGGTGCTGGCGATCAAGATCACCCTCTACCGGATCGGGGCGGACTCGCCGGTGCTCGACGCCCTTCTCGCCGCCCGGAAGAACGGCAAACAGGTGACGGTCCTCGTCGAACTGAAGGCGAAGTTCGACGAGACCGAGAACATCTCCTGGGCCCGGACCCTGGAGCGGGCCGGGGTCCACGTCGTCCTGGGCCACCCGCGCCTGAAGGTGCACGCGAAGGTCTGCCTGATCGTGATGCGCCACGACAGCGGGATCCTGCGGATCGTCCATCTCGGCTCGGGCAACTACAACCCGGTGACGACCCGCATCTACGGCGACCTCTCGTATATGACGGCCGATCCCGCGATCGCCGAGGACGTGGGCCACCTCTTCAACGCCCTCACCGGCTACGCCCGGCCGCCCGGCTACAAACGGCTCCTGGTCGCCCCCGACCACCTCAGGAACGGGATCGTCGCCCGGATCAACCGGGAGATCGAGCGGCACCAGACGCACGGCGACGGCTCTATCGCCTGGAAGATGAACGGCCTCCTGGACGGGGACGTGATCAGGGCGCTCTACCGCGCCTCCCGCGCCGGCGTGCAGGTGGACCTGCAGGTGCGGGGGCTCTGCGCCCTGCGTCCCGGCGTCCCCGGCGTCTCGGAGAATATCCGCGTCCTCTCGATCGTCGGGCGGTTCCTGGAGCACGCCCGGATCTATTACTTCCACAACGGCGGCGAGCCCGAGGTGCTCCTGGGCAGCGCCGACATGATGCCCAGGAACCTGAACCGGCGGGTCGAGGTGCTCTTCCCGGTGCCCGACCCGGCGATCGCCCTGGAGGTGAAGCGGATCTTCGATATCCATTTCGCGGACACGGTGAAGGGGCGGTGGCTCTGCCCCGACGGGACCTATCTCCGCGCCCGGCCAGAAGGCGAGACCGAACCCCTCTCCTCGCAGGACTGGCTGATCACGAACAGGGGGGTCTGGCATGGCAGGACCTGA
- a CDS encoding acyltransferase family protein, with amino-acid sequence MTMQTPPRHGNNFDIIRLAAALVIVVSHAYVLQIGYAAMPATAPLLLVGYAALAALFTISGHLIPLSWLAQPDASRFFWKRSLRVLPGLVGAVLFTLFLIGPLTTTFSPEGYFSALFSGAVATLPFFEDGSTLGLFVANPVSFVNASLWTIPVECTMYVLVVVLGLLGVLRKKSALLVLIAANLILWLAVYHDPALSKVRFALYFLIGAYLSIHHPHLRYDGMTAFFLALALVAAAGTPLCSFLALVAIPYIVLWFAGLPVPALNRFGTHGDFSYGVYIYAYPVQQTIVLFLGPSLPLWTFCLLSIGITFPFAYLSWNLIEKRALGLKQVDLKSVRSALLSPD; translated from the coding sequence ATGACGATGCAGACTCCCCCGCGGCATGGAAACAACTTCGACATCATCCGCCTTGCAGCGGCCCTGGTGATCGTGGTCTCCCATGCGTATGTCCTGCAGATCGGCTACGCCGCGATGCCGGCCACGGCCCCCCTCCTCCTGGTCGGCTACGCCGCCCTTGCCGCCCTCTTTACGATCAGCGGCCATTTGATCCCGTTGAGCTGGCTCGCTCAGCCCGACGCCTCCCGGTTCTTCTGGAAACGCTCTCTCCGGGTGCTTCCCGGCCTGGTCGGCGCCGTCCTCTTCACCCTCTTTCTCATCGGCCCGCTCACCACCACCTTCTCCCCTGAAGGATATTTCTCCGCCCTGTTCTCAGGGGCGGTCGCCACCCTCCCCTTCTTCGAGGACGGTTCGACGCTCGGGCTCTTCGTCGCAAACCCGGTCTCGTTCGTGAACGCATCCCTCTGGACGATCCCGGTGGAGTGCACGATGTACGTCCTGGTGGTCGTCCTCGGCCTCCTCGGGGTGCTCAGGAAAAAATCCGCCCTCCTGGTCCTGATCGCCGCCAACCTCATCCTCTGGCTCGCCGTGTACCACGACCCCGCCCTCTCGAAGGTGCGCTTTGCCCTCTACTTCCTGATCGGGGCGTACCTCTCGATCCACCACCCGCACCTCCGCTACGACGGCATGACCGCCTTCTTCCTCGCCCTGGCCCTGGTCGCCGCCGCCGGCACGCCTCTCTGCTCGTTCCTCGCCCTGGTCGCCATCCCGTACATCGTCCTCTGGTTCGCCGGTCTCCCGGTGCCGGCCCTCAACCGTTTCGGGACGCACGGGGACTTCAGCTACGGGGTGTACATCTACGCCTACCCGGTCCAGCAGACGATCGTCCTCTTCCTCGGGCCCTCTCTGCCCCTCTGGACTTTCTGCCTCCTCTCGATCGGGATCACCTTCCCCTTCGCCTATCTCTCCTGGAACCTCATCGAGAAGCGGGCGCTCGGGCTCAAGCAGGTGGATCTCAAATCGGTGCGATCGGCGCTTCTCTCCCCGGACTGA
- a CDS encoding CHAD domain-containing protein, with protein MAGPDPGYCLFGSGVLGKYAEHLAAEAEGVRTAADIEHIHRMRVASRRLRAALPIFAECFGKATYRRWRREIREVTRALGAARDADVQIEFLRSYLESLPPAATPFSTEGAPALAQPPHGRLVPGAMVRMHRPSPPPLRTGVECLLLRLSQRRAALQPAVAAAMDDLEAAGTVGEIAAACREGMAGTGVHSAYAFEQAFIHISLCLDDLFSHAASVADPAAKEEHHAMRIAAKRLRYTMETFAPLYPGELKSEIAALKKLQDYLGDIHDCDVWAAFLPVFLEEERERCRTYFGHDGVMAAIEPGILHLGEERVARRRALFDDFAVYWAELGKSGSWRGICGPVKIALIGDVHANLPALQAVLRDAHERGAIAVLDAGDAVGYGPFPEETVEHLRRQRVLSVIGNYDRQVLASRGKKKGLPKDPEKRLAVLWAYEHLSKEGRSSLASLPEHRRLAPGGRRILLCHGSPDAIDEYLDGDTPASRLAEIARTAGADIVVSGHAHRPSAREVGGVWFVNTGSVGRPDDGDPRACYALLQTEPFSVCHLRVPYDVDRTVAAVLEGGLPPSFARIFLEGRSLDALDRGEVSVSCTVEEDDEEG; from the coding sequence ATGGCAGGACCTGACCCCGGCTACTGCCTCTTCGGCTCGGGGGTCCTGGGGAAATACGCCGAACACCTTGCCGCCGAGGCCGAGGGCGTCCGCACCGCCGCCGATATCGAGCACATCCACCGGATGCGGGTCGCTTCCAGGCGGCTGCGGGCGGCCCTCCCGATCTTTGCCGAATGTTTCGGGAAGGCGACGTACCGGCGCTGGCGGCGGGAGATCAGGGAGGTGACCCGCGCTCTGGGGGCGGCGCGGGACGCCGACGTCCAGATCGAGTTTCTGCGCTCGTACCTGGAGAGCCTTCCGCCCGCCGCCACCCCATTCTCTACGGAAGGCGCTCCCGCACTCGCCCAGCCGCCGCACGGGCGCCTCGTCCCCGGCGCCATGGTGCGGATGCACCGGCCGTCCCCCCCGCCCCTCCGCACCGGCGTCGAGTGCCTCCTCCTGCGGCTCTCGCAGAGGCGGGCGGCCCTCCAGCCGGCCGTGGCGGCGGCGATGGACGACCTCGAGGCGGCCGGGACGGTCGGCGAGATCGCGGCGGCCTGCCGGGAGGGGATGGCGGGCACCGGCGTCCATTCAGCCTATGCCTTCGAGCAGGCGTTCATCCACATCTCCCTCTGCCTGGACGACCTCTTCTCGCACGCCGCCTCCGTCGCCGACCCGGCGGCAAAGGAAGAGCACCACGCGATGCGGATCGCCGCAAAGCGCCTCCGCTATACGATGGAGACCTTCGCCCCCCTCTACCCGGGGGAGTTGAAGAGCGAGATCGCCGCCCTCAAAAAACTGCAGGACTATCTCGGCGACATCCACGACTGCGACGTCTGGGCGGCGTTCCTCCCCGTCTTTCTGGAGGAGGAGCGGGAGCGGTGCCGCACCTATTTCGGGCACGACGGGGTGATGGCCGCAATCGAGCCCGGCATCCTCCACCTTGGAGAGGAGCGGGTGGCGCGGCGCCGGGCGCTCTTCGACGATTTCGCCGTCTACTGGGCTGAACTCGGGAAGAGCGGCTCCTGGCGGGGGATCTGCGGCCCGGTGAAGATCGCCCTGATCGGCGACGTCCACGCCAACCTCCCGGCTCTCCAGGCGGTGCTCAGGGACGCCCACGAGCGCGGGGCGATCGCCGTCCTGGACGCCGGGGACGCCGTCGGCTACGGCCCGTTCCCGGAGGAGACCGTCGAGCACCTCCGCAGGCAGCGGGTGCTCTCGGTGATCGGCAACTACGACCGGCAGGTGCTCGCCTCCCGCGGGAAGAAGAAGGGCCTCCCGAAGGACCCGGAGAAACGGCTCGCCGTTCTCTGGGCGTACGAGCACCTCTCGAAGGAGGGGCGCTCCTCCCTCGCCTCCCTGCCCGAGCACCGCCGCCTCGCCCCGGGCGGCCGGCGCATCCTCCTCTGCCACGGCAGTCCGGATGCGATCGACGAGTACCTCGACGGCGACACCCCGGCCTCCCGCCTGGCAGAGATCGCCCGGACCGCCGGGGCGGACATCGTCGTCTCGGGCCATGCCCACCGCCCCTCGGCGCGGGAGGTCGGCGGGGTCTGGTTCGTGAACACCGGGAGCGTGGGCCGCCCTGACGACGGCGACCCGCGGGCGTGCTACGCCCTCCTCCAGACCGAGCCCTTCTCGGTCTGCCACCTCCGGGTGCCCTACGACGTCGACCGCACGGTCGCCGCCGTCCTCGAGGGGGGCCTCCCGCCCTCGTTCGCCCGGATCTTTCTGGAGGGGCGGTCCCTCGACGCCCTGGACCGCGGGGAGGTCTCGGTCTCCTGCACGGTCGAGGAGGACGATGAAGAGGGATGA
- a CDS encoding serine protein kinase RIO — MAKDREGKDFDRKLEEMGIRIKDENTRKVRGEVFDEETLLALYRLVHRKKISAVGGSISTGKEANVFIGEREGAPVAIKIYRIRNANFKAMAEYILGDPRFASVRRSRKEIVFTWTKKEFANLRRAREAGVPVPEPYAFERNILIMEFIGEGDVPAPQIRSVGLSDPATAYRAVVDEIKRLYQEARLVHGDLSEYNILWQDKPYIIDMGQAVTRDHPNAGTFLIRDIRNVNRFFSALCEVEDEEALMREVTGGAIKRLGDRDR, encoded by the coding sequence ATGGCAAAGGACAGGGAAGGTAAGGATTTCGACCGGAAGCTCGAGGAGATGGGCATCCGGATCAAAGACGAGAACACCCGCAAGGTGCGCGGGGAGGTCTTCGACGAGGAGACCCTCCTCGCCCTGTACCGCCTTGTCCACCGGAAGAAGATATCGGCTGTCGGCGGCTCGATCTCCACCGGAAAAGAGGCGAACGTCTTTATCGGGGAGCGCGAGGGTGCGCCGGTGGCGATCAAGATCTACCGGATACGCAACGCCAACTTCAAGGCGATGGCCGAGTACATCCTCGGCGATCCGCGCTTCGCCTCGGTGCGCCGGAGCCGCAAGGAGATCGTCTTCACCTGGACGAAAAAGGAGTTCGCAAACCTCAGGCGCGCCCGGGAGGCCGGCGTCCCGGTCCCCGAACCCTATGCCTTCGAGCGGAACATCCTGATCATGGAGTTCATCGGGGAAGGCGACGTCCCTGCCCCGCAGATCCGCTCGGTGGGCCTTTCCGACCCGGCGACGGCCTACCGTGCGGTGGTCGACGAGATCAAACGTCTCTACCAGGAGGCGCGGCTCGTCCACGGTGACCTGAGTGAATACAATATACTCTGGCAGGACAAACCCTATATCATCGATATGGGCCAGGCGGTCACCCGCGATCACCCGAACGCCGGCACCTTTCTGATCAGGGATATCAGGAACGTCAACCGGTTTTTCTCCGCCCTCTGCGAGGTCGAGGACGAGGAGGCGCTGATGCGCGAGGTAACCGGCGGGGCGATCAAACGGCTCGGGGATAGGGATCGGTGA